The Nicotiana tabacum cultivar K326 chromosome 14, ASM71507v2, whole genome shotgun sequence genome contains a region encoding:
- the LOC107800900 gene encoding protein LEAD-SENSITIVE 1-like codes for MKKIFSNKIKKEELKAGDHIYTWRLGYLYAHHGIYVDDGEVIHFTPTAGREIGTGTVLDRYIFSSSLSRRPVSHCPTCGDRPRNDGVISSCLECFLSGGKLYRFQYGVSPGFFLAQVRGTCTFARSDSQEDVLLRAEILLGNGFGNYNLFKNNCEDFAIYCKTGYLLLRNVGIGRSGQAASLAAAASAFASSPVRLMPTTGLAAVGWGIYCANRFFSDIGVHRDVMKIPAERLVSRDRLISI; via the exons atgaagaaaatattttccaacaaGATCAAGAAAGAGGAGCTCAAGGCTGGAGATCACATTTACACATGGCGACTCGGCTATCTCTACGCACATCATG ggatatatgttgatgatggaGAAGTGATCCATTTCACCCCGACAGCTGGTCGGGAGATAGGAACAGGAACAGTCCTCGATCGTTACATCTTTAGCTCATCTCTCTCTCGTCGCCCTGTATCCCACTGTCCAACATGTGGTGATCGACCAAGGAATGATGGGGTCATCTCTTCATGCCTTGAATGCTTCCTCTCTGGTGGTAAACTATATCGTTTTCAATATGGTGTATCGCCAGGTTTCTTTCTTGCCCAAGTGCGAGGAACATGCACCTTTGCTCGTTCTGATTCCCAAGAGGATGTCCTCCTCCGCGCTGAAATTCTTCTTGGTAACGGTTTTGGAAATTACAACCTTTTCAAGAACAACTGTGAGGATTTTGCAATCTACTGCAAGACGGGTTATCTGCTCCTGAGAAATGTGGGCATAGGGCGCAGTGGTCAGGCAGCGTCATTGGCTGCAGCAGCTAGTGCTTTCGCTTCATCACCAGTTCGCCTTATGCCTACGACTGGTCTTGCAGCTGTTGGTTGGGGAATTTACTGTGCTAATAGGTTTTTTTCTGATATTGGAGTCCACAGGGATGTGATGAAAATACCTGCAGAGAGGCTTGTTTCCCGTGATCGCCTTATAAGCATCTGA
- the LOC142169070 gene encoding uncharacterized protein LOC142169070, with protein sequence MATSNFTLLLLAFSLLAVSAAARPCKTLFFITSTSYYHIPTTTTSQNANPNFLLPNPSISLQFLTFSFSSISFRDGSSKFGLNRPSIFFRRSDPILIRGPDPIFYDRDDAVEQVDELESRASTSMMIPVEFYSSVTSSVRDRSKDIMRVVGALLFGVGCGALTAATMYMIWSLFWPNRFDFEDSEDDSDDDVSPKKMGYVAISTKVVNDELKKDAAPAKEVV encoded by the coding sequence ATGGCGACCTCGAATTTCACTCTTCTACTTCTCGCTTTCTCTCTCCTCGCCGTCTCCGCCGCCGCTAGACCATGCAAAACCCTATTCTTCATCACTTCCACTTCCTACTATCACATCCCCACAACCACCACTTCTCAAAACGCTAACCCTAATTTTCTCCTCCCTAACCCCTCTATTTCTCTTCAATTCCTAACTTTCTCCTTCAGCTCCATCAGTTTCCGTGACGGCAGTTCAAAATTCGGGCTCAATAGACCCTCAATTTTCTTCCGGAGATCCGATCCCATACTAATCCGTGGACCCGACCCGATCTTCTACGATCGAGACGACGCCGTAGAACAGGTGGACGAACTGGAGAGTCGAGCTTCGACGTCAATGATGATTCCGGTGGAATTTTACTCGTCGGTGACGAGCTCCGTTCGTGATCGTTCAAAGGATATCATGAGAGTCGTCGGAGCTTTGCTTTTCGGCGTAGGCTGTGGGGCGTTGACCGCCGCGACGATGTACATGATCTGGTCCCTTTTCTGGCCCAATCGCTTTGATTTTGAGGATTCCGAGGATGACAGTGATGATGACGTTAGTCCTAAGAAGATGGGGTACGTAGCTATTTCGACTAAGGTTGTGAATGATgagttgaagaaagatgctgctcCGGCTaaagaagtagtataa